GATCGGCGGCGCGTCGGCCGACGTCGTCGGCGTGGCGAATGCGATCGTCAGCAGCCGTTCGACCGCGTCGCGATCGGTCGACCTGAACGGTCGGATCGGCATCAGTGCACGTACTCGAGCAGGTCGAGACCGACCTGGCGCATGCCGTCGAGCACCGCGAGACGCGAGGAGATCATCGTGTCGGCGTAGTACATCGACACCGCGTACGAGACGCTCGCACGCGGACCACGGAGCACGCCGACCTCGCTGCGCACCCCGCCGTCGGTGCCCGTCTTGTTCATGAGCAGCACGTTGTGATCGGGGGTGCGGTGCGCGAGCGGATCGAGGCCGAACGCGCTCGCGACCATCGAGAGGTCGGCGTTCAGCGAGAGCCATCCGACGACCCGCTGCGACACCTCGGGCGAGACGATCTCGCCGCGGGCGAGCGAGGCGAACAGCCACGTCAGCTCCTTCGCCGAACCGATCGAGAGCTGCGGGGCGTCGTCGGGGCCGCGGTGGTCGCGCACGAGGTCGAGGAGGGCCGTGCGGGTGAGCCCGAGGGCCTCGGTGCGGGCGCGTACCGCCTCAAGGCCGACGTAGCGGATGAGCACGTTCGTCGCGAGGTTGTCGCTCGTCGCCCCGATCAGCGCCGCGAGATCGGCGAGGGGCAACGACGGCGACTGCATGTGCTGCCAGATGCCCGAATCGCCGACCGCGTCGCGCGGTGCACGATCGAGCACCGTGAACGATTCGCTGCTGTCGCCCGCGAGCCGCGACGCGACCTCGACGAGCAGCAGCACCTTGCCGATGGACGCCGTCGGCATGACGACGTGGTCGTCGACCGAGAAGAGCACCTTTCCGGTCGCGAGGTCGGTCGCACGAGCCGAGACCTGCACCCCGGCGAGCGCGAGCTCACCGAGGGCGTCGAACCCGCGGGCGAAGTTCTCGCCCGGCTCCTCGGTGCGGTGCTTGCCGCGCCGGAGGTCGCTATGCCGTGCGCGCCGCTCGGAACCCTGCGACGACGTCACCACGGTGATTCCACTCCCTGACGATCGGCGCTCCCCCACCGCGTCAGCGGCGCGCTCGAAATTTCTCGATTGTATGTGCAGCACTACCAGATCGTCACACGCTCGGCTGGTTCGAGCCAGAGGGCGTCGTCGGGAGTCACTTCGAAGCTAGCGTAGAACTCGTCGATGTTCCTGACGATCTGGTTGCAGCGGAACTCGTTCGGCGAGTGCGGGTCGATCGCCAGCAGGCGC
The DNA window shown above is from Agromyces cerinus and carries:
- a CDS encoding serine hydrolase, which codes for MVTSSQGSERRARHSDLRRGKHRTEEPGENFARGFDALGELALAGVQVSARATDLATGKVLFSVDDHVVMPTASIGKVLLLVEVASRLAGDSSESFTVLDRAPRDAVGDSGIWQHMQSPSLPLADLAALIGATSDNLATNVLIRYVGLEAVRARTEALGLTRTALLDLVRDHRGPDDAPQLSIGSAKELTWLFASLARGEIVSPEVSQRVVGWLSLNADLSMVASAFGLDPLAHRTPDHNVLLMNKTGTDGGVRSEVGVLRGPRASVSYAVSMYYADTMISSRLAVLDGMRQVGLDLLEYVH